From the genome of Xiphophorus hellerii strain 12219 chromosome 11, Xiphophorus_hellerii-4.1, whole genome shotgun sequence, one region includes:
- the LOC116727954 gene encoding SH3 domain-containing kinase-binding protein 1 isoform X1 codes for MMGSYNSALIPDTEEFDSIVWSSLNEQSAPAADETLQSELHSLVTFMIEKERRENQSEGMNSSANEESTQETSQNCSPLQAAAKNMSKESFSSLLPKALSAVLNAAVPPTLNSDPRPRSPEKNIKPNVEQLQAELKDLRDQFEQMKSRHNKEIKLLMNELDEEKRIRLTLQMEIQRMKKHMLK; via the exons ATGATGGGCAGCTATAACTCAGCGCTCATTCCTG ACACAGAAGAGTTTGATTCCATTGTATGGTCGAGTCTGAACGAGCAGAGCGCTCCTGCTGCAGATGAGACGCTACAGTCAGAGCTCCATTCTCTG GTAACGTTTATGATTGAgaaggaaagaagagaaaaccAAAGTGAAGGAATGAATTCTTCAGCAAATGAAGAGAGCACTCAGGAAACAAGTCAGAATTGTTCCCCCCTTCAA GCTGCAGCCAAGAATATGTCAAAGGAGTCTTTCTCCTCGCTGCTGCCGAAGGCTCTCTCTGCTGTGCTAAATGCAGCAGTGCCCCCAACCCTCAACTCAGATCCCCGACCAAGAAGCCcagagaaaaatatcaagcCAAATGTAGAACAGCTGCAGGCCGAGTTAAAAGACCTCAGGGACCAGTTTGAACAGATGAAGAGTCGACACAA CAAAGAAATTAAGCTGCTGATGAATGAGCTTGATGAGGAGAAGAGGATTCGCTTAACTTTACAG ATGGAAATCCAGCGGATGAAGAAGCACATGTTGAAATGA
- the LOC116727954 gene encoding SH3 domain-containing kinase-binding protein 1 isoform X2: MVPNGVVYPLVDWEEFLLPRNIKLDVTFMIEKERRENQSEGMNSSANEESTQETSQNCSPLQAAAKNMSKESFSSLLPKALSAVLNAAVPPTLNSDPRPRSPEKNIKPNVEQLQAELKDLRDQFEQMKSRHNKEIKLLMNELDEEKRIRLTLQMEIQRMKKHMLK; this comes from the exons ATGGTCCCAAATGGAGTTGTTTACCCTTTAGTGGACTGGGAAGAATTTCTACTTCCAAGAAACATCAAACTTGAC GTAACGTTTATGATTGAgaaggaaagaagagaaaaccAAAGTGAAGGAATGAATTCTTCAGCAAATGAAGAGAGCACTCAGGAAACAAGTCAGAATTGTTCCCCCCTTCAA GCTGCAGCCAAGAATATGTCAAAGGAGTCTTTCTCCTCGCTGCTGCCGAAGGCTCTCTCTGCTGTGCTAAATGCAGCAGTGCCCCCAACCCTCAACTCAGATCCCCGACCAAGAAGCCcagagaaaaatatcaagcCAAATGTAGAACAGCTGCAGGCCGAGTTAAAAGACCTCAGGGACCAGTTTGAACAGATGAAGAGTCGACACAA CAAAGAAATTAAGCTGCTGATGAATGAGCTTGATGAGGAGAAGAGGATTCGCTTAACTTTACAG ATGGAAATCCAGCGGATGAAGAAGCACATGTTGAAATGA